DNA from Sphaerodactylus townsendi isolate TG3544 linkage group LG08, MPM_Stown_v2.3, whole genome shotgun sequence:
GGGCCCCACAAGTAGAGTagtctagggctgtggtggtgaacctatggccaattggccatgctggccaattggccatgctggcaggggctgatgggaattgtagtccatgaacatcttcaCTCAACACTGGTGCTAACCTATGCAGAATTGCCaaaataaacagcaacaaaagTCTTGAGGTATCTTAGAGCAAGGGAGTTGAACTAATTTGTCATGAGGACTGGATATGGGCTGGGTGGGCTGGGGATGCGTGCTTCAGCTCAGATTGACACTGGTGGGGGCTGCCTTGACAGCAGGCTCACCATCCCAGATCggcatgggggagggtggctgccttaGCTGGCAAGGCTGCGGCAAcctcattagaacataagaaaaaggctgctggatcacaccagtgtccatctagtccagcactctgctactcgcagtggcccaccaggtgcctttgggagctcacatgcaggatgtgaaagcaatggccttctgtggccgttgctcctgagcacctggtctgctaaggcatttgcaatctcagatcaaggaggatcaaaattggaagccatagatcgacttctcctccataaatctgtccaagcctcctttaaagctatccaggttagtggccatcaccacctcctgtggcagcatattccaaacaccaaccacacgttgcgtgaagaagtgtttccttttattagtcctaattcttccccccagcattttcaatggatgccccctggttctagtattgtgagaaagagagaaaaatttctctctgtcaacattttctaccccatgcataattttacagacttcaatcatatcccccctcagacgtctcctctccataaatctgtccaagccccttttaaagctatccaggttagtggccatcaccacctcctgtggcagcattagcCCGGAATGACCCTGTGGGAGGTGGTCTGCACTTTGGGGAAGTGGGTGCTGAAGCTGGTGAATCCACAGCAGACTCACTAGTCCAGATTGGCACAAGAGAGGGGTTGCTAGATAAGTACTGTGGGGTGGCCCACTAGGACAGATTGGGAGCAGCGTGGGATGGGTGCCTGGAAAGGCAGGCCTACAGCATGCTTGCCGGGTCTGGTCAGGAGTGGGGTGGCTACCTGGACTGCCACGTCCACAATGGGCTCGCCAGGCCAGAGCAGGAGTGGTGCAGGGTTGCCTCTGCtggctcgtgggcctgataagccctctctaGGGACAGTATTTCTCTGTGAAAAATAATGTGAaccactgaaaaagaaggaaaacggATTGACCCCACGCTGCTTATTAcatgcttcctttcctttcaaaaCCTGTTTTCATACTGGTGGTGTTTGCAGGAaacatgagggctagaaacttcaCTTCTTTATGTAAATATTTGTAACTCGATTTATGGCTCCAGATGGCTTGCAATTGCAAATTTAAACAAAGTTCAGTAAAACCTATGCCCCATTACAAGCCCTGGTGATTAAAAAAAAGGCCTTCCAGTGCCTCAAAAATCATTTGAAGATGGTACCTCCAATATATTCTCAGGGAGCCCACTTTATAGGTCAGAAGTACTCCAGTGAAACAGTTCTACCAGGAAGCAGGTGAACTATGTTAAGTGGGAAGAACCAGTAGGTGGCACCAGGAAAGACAGTAGCTCTTAAAAGAAGAACTTCTTAAAAAGCCTCTGAGCTTTGCAGTTGACACTAGATGGCGCTTTAACTTCTTTCCACTGTGCTATGGATGAATATTGCATCTTGAGTCTTGGTTAATATTGCCAGTTTAATGACCGCTTTTCTGATTTATTCCTTGTGAGCATCGGAGGGcgtttgtgcgtgtgtgttttgGCAAGGCAAACCAGACAACTTGCCAGGCCAGATTTCTGGCAGTTGCTCCTTTATAAGGAACTTGCTGTTTTGACTTTTTCatatccagtggcgtaggaggttaagagctcgtgtatctaaactggaggaaccaggtttgattccccgctctgccacctgagctgtggaggcttatctggggaattcagattagcctgtacactcccacacacgccagctgggtgaccttgggctagtcacagcttctcggagctctctcagccccacctacttcacagggtgttgttaggggggaagggcaaggagattgtaaggccctttgagtctcctgcaggagagaaaggggggataaaaatccaaactcttcttcttcatcatccatgCCGAGGTTTTGATATTTCAGTTTTTAGCAGAGCAGTCATAAACAAAGTAAGAAGTAACATGCTGGAGATAAACCATGGAGCAAGGCTGCCTTTTTCATGCCTTGCTTGTGAGTTTGGCTGTTAttagaaacaggatgctagatggACCCTTcgactgatccagcaaggctgctCGTATATGCTCATATGCATGGTAAAATATAGACAAAACATTTTCCCCGTACATAGGCAACTGGATAACTTTCCTTTTAACCTCATCTTGATGAAGTTGTGGTAGGTCTTTCCAAAAGTAGGAAGTAGCCCTATGGGGTAGCCCATATACCACCGTTTGACCCACCTAACAGAGGGACTGAGCAGAACATGCATTCTGAAGAGTTTCTTTCCTCTCTAGGAGCTCAGCATCGCCCTCTACAGACACCTCCGGGACTGTGGTGATAACAGAGACAGCCCAGAAGGTTCTGTGGCTTGGAAGGACTTGAACCTCCTTTGCTGTGACATTGATCGTGACCTGATAGAGCGAGCAAAACAGAAAAGCCCCTTCTCTGGCTGTGTTTCACGCCACGCCGCCCCATATCATGGACTCCGAAACCAGGGAGCCTCTTCTGCACTCCTATTTGAGTAAGTTTGGACGTTCTGCTTTCGACATTTGCTTCTGCATGTCTGTGACCATGTGGATCCACCTGAATCACGGGGACAGTGGCCTGGTGACATTCTTGTCCTGTCTCGCCTCCAAGTGCGCATACTTGCTAGTGGAACCACAGCCGTGGAAGTGCTACCGAGCTGCTGCCCGACGCCTCCGGAAGCTAGGCAGGAACGACTTCGACCACTTCCGCTCGCTCACCATCAACGGGGATATGACGGAGAAGATCACCCAAATCTTGACCAAAGACTGTGCCATGGAGTTCCTGTGTTGCTTTGGGAGCACTGGCTGGGACAGGagccttttgctttttaaatccaACAGATGAAATATTTGTAGTGATTAAGGATCTGTCAGTGTTTGTATCGCAACAGAGAGAAAGCGGCAGGTTATGGACAGGGCTATCTGATGTTGGCCTGcctctatatatttattttaaggtCCTATCAATCAAATGCATCTTCATCTTACTGTGCTTGGGAGTAAAGACATATGTGTCTAATCCTTTTAGGAAGCACGTTCAAGGTATGCTGTCAATAAAGATGGTGAGGCTTGAATGGAAAAGATGAGGGGACAGGGCAGTGGGCTTGtgtttataataatttttttatttatgttgtaagctcccttgagttCTGCCAAGTGCCatggtggctaataaatgttttaaataaataagaagctgACAATGGAGGTTCATGACAGGATGACAGGATTGGTTAATTATATTTGCTAGACGAACCTGCAGTGTTCCAACCAATGTGTCATTTATCAGCATGCTGCAGtgattgagagcaggtggactctaatatggagaatcaggttcgattcctcactcctccacatgaacagcggactctaatctggcggacctggtttgcttctccactccgccacatgagtggcggactctaatttggagaactgggtttgattccccactcctgcatatgaagcctgctgggtagtcTTGGGTCGagaacagttctctcagaactctcagcccaacctacctcacagggtgtctgttgtgcggagcgAAAGGGAAGgcgcttgtaagctgctttgggactctttacaggacagaacggcagggtgcaaatccaaactcctttttcttgtCTCCTCCTCATAGTACAGTTGGGCCCGTTGTGCTTCCGGGTCAACCTGCATCACAATCAAACACTACACAAGTTCAGAAAGTGTTGTGGCAGAAGCAAGCTTTCAGGTGAACCCAGATTCCTCTCTGTCTCTTACTtgcatctctggccccttctgcacattcaaaataatgtgtttccaaaccactttcacaactgtttgcaagtggattttgctattccgcacagcttcaaagagcactgaaagcagtttgaaagtgcattattctgcaattgcagaatgagcctctgtttcttgCATAGTTTTATCTCTGTTTCCTGTGCAAGGCAGATCCCATAGACTTGTACTCAGCTTCCAATCCAGCTGCTCTTCTGCAAGGTACAGGACATCTCTCAGCATTCATCCTTGGAAACAACCCAGCGTtatgtgtcaggaccatgcctgtcagtatctagatgtcttgctgtgcaTGAATTGTAGTATGTAGTCTTCACAGGAGCACCTTCCAACATTTCAGATCCAGCACTAGACCACTCTTATACTATGAACAAAAGTAGAAGAGGTTACCTATCTAAGGAAAGACCATTGATGGCATTTCTGGAAAAGTCCTTTCTCTGACACCCTATGTAGTTGCTACCAGAGTAGAAAGGCTAGGTGGACCAAAGATTTGGTTTTGTGTGAGGCAAATGACCTGGttagtcctgacctggataactcaggctagcccagtgatagtgaaccttttcgagaccgagtgcccaaattgcaacccagaacccacttatttatcgcaaagtgccaacacagcaatttaacctgaatgctgaggttttagtttagaaaacagtTGGGTCCCGGTATgctgcattactcaggagtaagcttggtggtagtcggtggctttgctttgccaAAGCAAGGGTAAATTCTTCCAAGAACGGGTGAATCACTTAATCTaggagaagcaagccccattgccagcaaccgagtttacccccaggtaaagcatcgtgctttagttctttgcatgaaaatcagtggggtttaacattgcttaacagggttacctacactgcttcctggaggcaaactgggtcttaggtttaatgctaacaatcgagcccagcggcccaggccagcctagatgtggggtgggtgggtgggttgggggtgactctgtgcgtgcccacagagagggctctgagtgccacctctggcacccgtgccagaggttcgacACCacttctctactgtaaggagagtcaaaggggcttccaatctcctttcccttccccctcccacaacaaacactctgtgaggcaggtggggctgagagagctcagaagaactgtgactacccaaaggtcacccagctggcgtgtgttgggagtacaGATGCTGATCTAAAtttcccagatgagcctccacagctcagttccTGGGTGCCCTGAAAGAAGGCTCCATAGACCGTTTGTCCATACACAGCCCAGCATCCTGCCAGAGGGATCACAGTGCTGCTTACCTAGTCACagtcccctccacacacacacacacacgcaaatgtGCCtgtatggaggg
Protein-coding regions in this window:
- the LOC125438029 gene encoding LOW QUALITY PROTEIN: RNA 5'-monophosphate methyltransferase-like (The sequence of the model RefSeq protein was modified relative to this genomic sequence to represent the inferred CDS: deleted 2 bases in 2 codons); this translates as MAAPTSDFSQGVRDYGASWLPGGAAPYGNFPDYSRFHPPEGRVRLLPAGLLSRLFPHRHGGPLLGLDVGCNSGELSIALYRHLRDCGDNRDSPEGSVAWKDLNLLCCDIDRDLIERAKQKSPFSGCVSRHAAHIMDSETREPLLHSYLSKFGRSAFDICFCMSVTMWIHLNHGDSGLVTFLSCLASKCAYLLVEPQPWKCYRAAARRLRKLGRNDFDHFRSLTINGDMTEKITQILTKDCAMEFLCCFGSTGWDRSLLLFKSNR